A single region of the Halorussus gelatinilyticus genome encodes:
- a CDS encoding tubulin/FtsZ family protein, which produces MKLAMIGFGQAGGKIVDKFLEYDQRTGSDIVRSAVAVNSAKADLMGLSEVPKDNRVLIGQSRVKGHGVGADNELGAEIAEEDIDEVQGAIDNIPVHEVDAFLIVAGMGGGTGSGGAPVLAKHLKRIYTEPVYGLGILPGGDEGGIYTLNAARSFQTFVREVDNLMVFDNDAWRQSGESIEGGYAEINEEIVRRFGILFGAGEVTGDDEVAESVVDSSEIINTLAGGGVSTIGYAAEEVENDQSSSGLLSRFTGGEEDGQTDTANTTNRITSLVRKAALGRLTLPCEIEGTERALLVLSGPPQHLNRKGIERGRKWLEEQTGSMEVRGGDYPVADSQYVASVVLLSGVNNVPRIKELQEVAIEAQENIDEIQEESEENLEELVEDDDDELEPLF; this is translated from the coding sequence ATGAAGCTTGCAATGATTGGTTTCGGGCAGGCCGGTGGGAAAATCGTGGACAAGTTCCTGGAATACGACCAGCGAACTGGAAGCGATATCGTTCGGTCGGCAGTCGCAGTGAACTCTGCGAAGGCCGACTTGATGGGCCTCAGCGAGGTCCCCAAGGACAATCGCGTCCTCATTGGTCAATCCCGAGTGAAAGGTCACGGAGTCGGAGCGGACAACGAACTCGGCGCGGAAATCGCCGAGGAAGACATCGACGAGGTTCAGGGAGCCATCGACAACATCCCCGTCCACGAAGTCGATGCGTTCCTCATCGTCGCGGGGATGGGTGGCGGCACCGGGTCGGGCGGCGCCCCGGTGCTGGCGAAGCACCTCAAGCGCATCTACACCGAACCGGTGTACGGACTCGGTATCCTGCCAGGAGGCGACGAAGGGGGTATCTACACGCTGAACGCCGCGCGATCGTTCCAGACGTTCGTCCGCGAAGTGGACAACCTGATGGTGTTCGACAACGACGCGTGGCGACAGTCCGGCGAGTCCATCGAGGGCGGCTACGCCGAGATAAACGAGGAGATAGTTCGCCGGTTCGGCATCCTGTTCGGCGCGGGCGAAGTCACCGGCGACGACGAGGTGGCAGAAAGCGTCGTGGACTCCAGCGAGATTATCAACACGCTCGCCGGGGGCGGCGTCTCGACCATCGGCTACGCCGCCGAAGAGGTCGAGAACGACCAGTCGTCCAGCGGTCTCCTCTCGCGGTTCACGGGCGGTGAAGAGGACGGCCAGACCGACACTGCCAACACCACCAACCGAATTACGAGCCTCGTCAGGAAGGCGGCGCTCGGTCGGCTCACCCTGCCCTGCGAAATCGAGGGCACCGAGCGCGCACTGCTCGTCCTGAGCGGTCCGCCTCAGCACCTCAACCGGAAAGGCATAGAGCGCGGGCGGAAGTGGCTCGAAGAGCAGACCGGTTCGATGGAAGTCCGCGGCGGCGACTATCCGGTCGCCGACTCCCAGTACGTCGCCAGCGTCGTGCTCCTCTCGGGCGTGAACAACGTCCCGCGAATCAAGGAGCTACAGGAGGTCGCCATCGAGGCCCAAGAGAACATCGACGAGATTCAGGAGGAGAGCGAGGAGAACTTGGAAGAACTCGTGGAGGACGACGACGATGAACTCGAACCACTGTTCTAA